One genomic window of Tachypleus tridentatus isolate NWPU-2018 chromosome 12, ASM421037v1, whole genome shotgun sequence includes the following:
- the LOC143234329 gene encoding zinc finger protein Noc-like, with amino-acid sequence MLTFANHHYIQTEYLSPLPTKLDTKSSPLALLAQTCSQIGSDKPLVVSFEKTKHNDRSREKTSFKPFDSSVKTNRSDNGEKPSRTSGVPTARESPEKIRTRGLFLRNSSRNSEGQTVASSKSGTSTSISPVSQNTVGCGGPSDYLYALDPGSTKTVLGSIPNINPLSTYMSGGNPLVSCVECSHILDYVPANTPSSAYTTQRSSTPVKPGVFSIGRGLSPYMGYTRVKTPGGGTTVIPLYQDPPCGSCQFGIQNVLLNQCRSNCGKYSHERQPRMELTGSVPGFFGSSSPTNVTSLYPNSLMPRPNVCSWMVGESFCGRRFNSPEELLQHLRTHPPSGGDKSLSSASYRFHCGSPITPTTQNGVRRSYPTNLSPVRNRFHPYTPSLPQVPYPELGFYYSPNTYYGQRLGPPVHF; translated from the exons ATGTTAACTTTCGCAAATCACCACTACATCCAAACAGAATACTTGTCTCCTCTTCCTACAAAG CTTGATACCAAGAGCAGCCCCTTAGCCCTGTTGGCCCAAACATGTAGCCAAATAGGTTCTGACAAGCCTCTGGTAGTAAGCTTTGAAAAGACAAAACATAATGACAGAAGCAGAGAGAAAACTTCTTTCAAGCCATTTGACTCTTCTGTAAAGACCAACAGAAGTGACAACGGTGAAAAACCTTCACGTACATCCGGTGTTCCCACTGCACGTGAAAGCCCAGAAAAGATCCGAACGCGCGGTTTGTTTCTTAGAAATAGTTCGCGTAATTCTGAAGGACAAACTGTGGCCAGTTCCAAATCAGGAACTTCGACGTCGATCAGCCCGGTCAGCCAGAATACGGTAGGATGCGGTGGACCCAGCGACTATTTATATGCACTGGACCCGGGATCTACCAAGACTGTGCTCGGTTCGATTCCAAATATAAATCCCTTGAGCACTTACATGTCGGGGGGAAACCCACTGGTCAGTTGTGTAGAGTGTTCACACATCCTGGACTACGTACCTGCTAACACTCCTTCTTCTGCTTACACCACACAGAGGAGTTCTACCCCTGTAAAACCTGGGGTGTTTTCAATAGGAAGAGGGTTATCTCCTTACATGGGGTATACACGAGTTAAGACTCCAGGGGGTGGAACGACGGTTATACCCCTATATCAAGACCCTCCTTGTGGCAGCTGTCAGTTTGGTATTCAAAATGTTCTGCTCAATCAATGTCGTAGCAATTGTGGCAAATACAGCCATGAACGACAGCCTAGAATGGAGCTTACTGGCTCAGTGCCTGGATTCTTCGGATCCAGTTCACCCACCAACGTAACCAGCCTTTACCCAAACTCCTTGATGCCTCGGCCTAATGTCTGTAGCTGGATGGTTGGAGAGAGTTTCTGTGGTAGGCGTTTCAACTCTCCTGAAGAACTGCTTCAACATTTACGAACTCACCCGCCCTCTGGTGGAGATAAAAGCTTATCTTCCGCTTCCTATCGTTTTCATTGTGGATCACCCATTACACCCACAACCCAAAATGGGGTTCGACGCTCCTATCCCACGAATCTCAGTCCGGTAAGAAATAGATTCCACCCTTACACGCCTTCCCTTCCACAAGTTCCTTACCCAGAACTCGGCTTTTACTACTCGCCAAACACTTACTACGGTCAGAGACTAGGACCGCCTGTTCACTTTTGA